In Notolabrus celidotus isolate fNotCel1 chromosome 8, fNotCel1.pri, whole genome shotgun sequence, a genomic segment contains:
- the LOC117818022 gene encoding protocadherin beta-16-like: MNLHLLLFFTLFAVDSVFGQVSYSIPEEMAKGSLVGNIAQDLGLEIKRLIAGKAKIYKRNNDEYIELNRERGVLLVKERIDREVLCTETELCALHFQIILENPMEFYSVTVQITDVNDNAPAFEKNEKTFKISESAIVGAKFVLERAVDLDVGINGLQRYELKPTDNFALKLHNNADGNKNVEMVLQKPLDREKQEQISLVLTAVDGGEPQMSGTMLIVITVLDANDNAPVFTQQTYKATVTENSPKGTVVATVTASDADQGSNSKITYSITNTLDNVRKLFEVNGENGHVTLLGNIDFEKSRHFQINLLASDEGGLTDSCKLIVDVQDVNDNKPEINIMSKSTVISEDAKPNTVVTMINIEDADSGENGKVQCYVNENIPFILKTSTNDFYSLVTDSDLDRERASEYNITVTCSDEGVPSLSSSVTLTLQISDVNDNAPVFERSSYEAYIVENNTPGLSVFTVKARDADWNQNARVSYILEDSSVNGVPVSSYVSVSADSGVIHAVRSFDYEQIKDFQFCVKAQDGGSPPLSSNVTVKMVIQDQNDNPPQVLYPVQTGGSVVAEMVPRAADVGYLVTKVVAVDVDSGQNAWLSYKLQKATDRALFEVGLQNGEIRTIRQVSDKDAVKQRLTVIVEDNGQPSRSATVIVNVAVADSFPEVLSEFTDFTHDKEYNDNLTFYLVLALAVVSFLFITCLVVIISVKIYRWRQSRVMYHSNLPVIPYYPPRYSDTMATGTLPHVYNYEVCRTTDSRRSDCKFGIAGSQNVLIMDPSSTGTMQRIQSEKSILDEPDSPLEVRLL, encoded by the coding sequence ATGAATCTCCACCTACTGCTGTTTTTCACCCTCTTTGCCGTCGACTCAGTTTTCGGTCAGGTCAGCTACTCTATTCCAGAGGAAATGGCGAAAGGCTCTTTAGTGGGAAATATAGCACAGGATTTGGGTTTGGAAATTAAACGCCTTATTGCTGGTAAAGCGAAGATCTATAAGAGGAACAACGACGAGTACATTGAGCTgaacagagaaagaggagtCCTCCTCGTCAAAGAGAGAATAGACAGAGAGGTTCTGTGCACAGAGACGGAGCTTTGCGCTTTACATTTTCAGATTATTTTAGAGAACCCTATGGAGttttacagtgttacagtgcAGATCACAGACGTCAATGATAATGCACCAgcctttgaaaaaaatgaaaagacatttaaaataagcGAGTCAGCTATTGTCGGGGCTAAATTTGTGCTTGAAAGAGCTGTTGACCTCGATGTTGGAATTAATGGTCTTCAAAGATACGAGTTAAAACCTACAGATAATTTTGCTCTCAAATTGCACAACAACGCTGACGGGAATAAAAACGTTGAGATGGTGCTGCAGAAACCTctagacagagagaaacaggagcAGATATCTTTGGTATTAACCGCTGTAGATGGAGGAGAGCCGCAGATGTCAGGAACAATGCTGATTGTCATCACAGTTTTAGATGCTAATGATAATGCTCCCGTTTTTACACAGCAAACATACAAGGCTACAGTTACTGAGAATTCACCGAAGGGCACCGTTGTTGCCACTGTAACAGCCTCGGATGCAGATCAAGGCTCGAACAGTAAGATAACATATTCTATTACAAATACTTTGGACAATGTCAGGAAATTATTCGAAGTAAATGGGGAGAATGGTCATGTTACTTTACTCGGAAATATTGACTTTGAAAAGTCGAGACATTTCCAAATAAATCTGCTTGCAAGTGATGAAGGAGGACTCACAGATTCCTGTAAGTTAATAGTCGATGTGCAGGATGTAAATGACAACAAGCCTGAAATTAACATCATGTCAAAGTCAACTGTAATATCAGAGGATGCCAAACCTAATACAGTTGTTACAATGATAAATATTGAGGATGCAGATTCAGGAGAAAACGGTAAAGTGCAATGTTACGTAAACGAAAACATACCTTTCATCTTAAAAACGTCAACAAACGATTTTTATAGTTTAGTGACAGACAGTGatttagacagagagagagcctcTGAGTATAACATTACAGTGACGTGCTCTGATGAGGGAGTGCCCTCCCTCTCCAGCAGCGTCACTCTCACCTTACAGATCTCTGATGTGAATGACAATGCACCTGTCTTTGAGAGGAGCTCATATGAGGCCTACATTGTAGAAAACAACACACCAGGCCTCTCTGTATTCACTGTGAAAGCCAGAGACGCTGACTGGAACCAGAATGCCCGTGTTTCTTACATCCTGGAGGACTCCTCTGTGAACGGAGTGCCAGTCTCCTCATATGTGTCCGTTAGTGCTGATAGTGGAGTCATCCATGCAGTGCGCTCTTTTGACTACGAGCAGATCAAAGACTTCCAGTTCTGCGTCAAGGCGCAGGATGGAGGCTCTCCTCCACTAAGCAGCAACGTGACAGTGAAAATGGTGATCCAGGACCAGAACGACAACCCCCCTCAGGTCCTGTACCCAGTCCAGACTGGAGGCTCAGTGGTGGCTGAGATGGTTCCTCGTGCAGCAGATGTGGGCTATCTGGTGACTAAAGTGGTGGCTGTTGATGTGGACTCTGGACAGAATGCCTGGCTGTCGTATAAACTGCAGAAAGCCACAGACAGGGCGCTGTTTGAAGTGGGCTTACAgaatggagaaatcagaactatCCGCCAAGTGAGTGATAAAGATGCTGTTAAACAAAGACTGACTGTTATAGTGGAGGACAACGGGCAGCCGTCTCGTTCAGCTACAGTCATTGTGAACGTGGCGGTGGCGGACAGCTTCCCTGAAGTGCTGTCAGAGTTCACTGACTTTACCCACGACAAGGAGTACAATGACAACCTGACTTTTTACTTAGTGCTGGCTTTGGCTGTAGtgtccttcctcttcatcacgtGTTTGGTGGTCATTATCTCAGTAAAAATCTACAGATGGAGACAGTCTCGTGTCATGTATCACTCCAATCTACCTGTGATTCCATATTATCCACCACGTTACTCAGACACTATGGCCACAGGGACTCTGCCACACGTGTACAATTACGAGGTGTGCAGGACGACTGACTCTAGAAGGAGTGACTGTAAGTTCGGCATAGCTGGTAGTCAGAACGTGCTGATCATGGACCCCAGCTCTACAGGAACCATGCAGAGGATTCAGAGTGAGAAGAGCATCCTGGATGAACCAGACTCTCCTCTGGAGGTTAGACTGCTTTAA
- the LOC117818007 gene encoding protocadherin beta-16-like produces MGLQVLLFFSVLSLGVVHGQVSYSIPEEMKKGAMIGNIAQDLGLSVDRLKSGKARIYTGNTEEYIELKRDRGVLLVKDRIDREALCGQTMPCALHFQMILENPMEFYTVTVEITDINDNPPTFERNEMKFEIPESALNGARFVLEKAIDDDVGINGLSSYALKPTDNFALKTISRGDGTKHVEMVLQTPLDRENHEHLSLILTALDGGEPQLSGTMQILITVLDVNDNPPVCSKAEYKASVLENAAVGTVITTVRATDKDKGNNGKVAYTIPKSGTASLFTIDPDSGLLTLRGNVDYEKRRLYELDVQVSDQGGLSDACKVIVDVTDANDNPPAINIMSNSNTVSENMKPGTVVSMLNVQDPDSNENGKVTCLLNENIPFVIKSTTNNFFTVVTERDLDREGASEYNITVTCSDEGVPSLSSSVTLTLQISDVNDNAPVFERSSYEAYIVENNTPGLSVFTVKARDSDWNQNARVSYILEDSSVNGVPVSSYVSVSADSGVIHAVRSFDYEQIKDFQFRVRAQDGGSPPLSCNVTVKMVIRDQNDNPPQVLYPVQTGGSVVAEMVPRAADVGYLVTKVVAVDVDSGQNAWLSYKLQKATDRALFEVGLQNGEIRTIRQVSDKDAVKQRLTVIVEDNGQPSRSATVIVNVAVADSFPEVLSEFTDFTHDKEYNDNLTFYLVLALAVVSFLFITCLVVIISVKIYRWRQSRVMYHSNLPVIPYYPPRYSDTMATGTLPHVYNYEVCRTTDSRRSDCKFGIAGSQNVLIMDPSSTGTMQRIQSEKSILDEPDSPLENGLLGPLLTSVSMKQSWFSAAPPF; encoded by the exons ATGGGATTGCAAGTGCTCTTGTTTTTCTCGGTGCTTTCTCTGGGTGTTGTGCACGGACAGGTCAGCTACTCTATTCCTGAGGAAATGAAAAAGGGGGCTATGATAGGCAACATAGCACAGGATTTGGGGTTGAGTGTGGATAGACTGAAGTCTGGTAAAGCTCGTATTTATACGGGTAACACTGAGGAGTATATTGAGCTGAAGCGAGACAGAGGAGTCCTCCTTGTTAAAGATAGAATAGACAGAGAGGCTCTATGCGGGCAAACTATGCCGTGCGCGCTTCATTTTCAGATGATCCTAGAAAACCCAATGGAGTTTTACACGGTTACTGTTGAAATTACAGATATAAATGACAACCCTCCAACATTTGAGAGGAATGAGATGAAATTTGAAATTCCAGAATCAGCCCTTAACGGAGCTCGATTTGTCTTAGAGAAAGCTATAGATGATGATGTTGGTATAAACGGCTTGAGCAGCTACGCCCTAAAACCAACTGATAATTTTGCTCTGAAAACCATCAGTAGAGGAGATGGAACAAAACATGTCGAGATGGTTTTACAGACACCATTAGACCGAGAGAATCATGAGCATTTATCATTAATACTGACCGCTCTGGATGGTGGTGAGccacagctctcaggaacaatGCAGATTCTCATAACTGTGTTAGACGTCAATGACAACCCCCCCGTTTGTTCAAAAGCGGAATACAAAGCAAGTGTTTTGGAAAATGCTGCTGTTGGCACTGTAATAACCACCGTCAGGGCCACCGACAAAGATAAAGGCAATAACGGGAAAGTAGCATACACGATCCCTAAATCCGGAACAGCATCTCTCTTTACAATAGATCCTGATAGTGGTCTACTGACCTTAAGAGGAAATGTGGATTATGAAAAGAGGAGACTTTATGAGCTGGATGTTCAGGTGTCTGACCAGGGAGGATTATCTGACGCATGTAAAGTAATTGTAGACGTGACTGATGCAAATGATAACCCTCCGGCCATTAACATAATGTCAAATTCCAATACAGTCTCTGAGAACATGAAACCTGGGACAGTTGTGTCCATGTTAAATGTACAAGATCCAGATTCAAATGAAAACGGAAAAGTCACATGTCTTCTAAACGAAAACATTCCCTTCGTCATTAAATCCACAACAAATAATTTCTTTACTGTTGTAACAGAACGCGATTTAGACAGAGAGGGAGCCTCTGAGTATAACATTACAGTGACGTGCTCTGATGAGGGAGTGCCCTCCCTCTCCAGCAGCGTCACTCTCACCTTACAGATCTCTGATGTGAATGACAACGCGCCTGTCTTTGAGAGGAGCTCATATGAGGCCTACATTGTAGAAAACAACACACCAGGCCTCTCTGTATTCACAGTGAAAGCCAGAGACTCTGACTGGAACCAGAATGCCCGTGTTTCTTACATCCTGGAGGACTCCTCTGTGAACGGAGTGCCAGTCTCCTCATATGTGTCCGTTAGTGCTGATAGTGGAGTCATCCATGCAGTGCGCTCTTTTGACTATGAGCAGATCAAAGACTTCCAGTTCCGCGTAAGAGCGCAGGATGGGGGCTCCCCTCCACTCAGCTGCAACGTGACAGTAAAAATGGTTATTCGGGATCAGAATGACAACCCCCCTCAGGTCCTGTATCCAGTCCAGACTGGAGGTTCAGTGGTGGCTGAGATGGTGCCTCGTGCAGCAGATGTGGGCTATCTGGTGACTAAAGTGGTGGCTGTTGATGTGGACTCTGGACAGAATGCCTGGCTGTCGTATAAACTGCAGAAAGCCACAGACAGGGCGCTGTTTGAAGTGGGCTTACAgaatggagaaatcagaactatCCGCCAAGTGAGTGATAAAGATGctgtgaaacaaagactgactgtTATAGTGGAGGACAACGGGCAGCCGTCTCGTTCAGCTACAGTCATTGTGAACGTGGCGGTGGCGGACAGCTTCCCTGAAGTGCTGTCAGAGTTCACTGACTTCACCCACGACAAGGAGTACAATGACAACCTGACTTTCTACTTAGTGCTGGCTTTGGCTGTAGtgtccttcctcttcatcacttgTTTGGTGGTTATCATATCTGTGAAAATCTACAGGTGGAGACAGTCTCGCGTCATGTATCACTCCAATCTGCCTGTGATTCCATATTATCCACCACGTTACTCAGACACTATGGCCACAGGGACTCTGCCACACGTGTACAATTACGAGGTGTGCAGGACGACTGACTCCAGAAGGAGTGACTGTAAGTTCGGGATAGCTGGTAGTCAGAACGTCCTGATAATGGACCCCAGCTCTACAGGGACCATGCAGCGGATACAGAGTGAGAAGAGCATCCTGGATGAACCAGACTCTCCTCTTGAG AATGGACTCTTAGGGCCGCTGTTGACCAGTGTGTCGATGAAACAGAGTTGGTTTTCAGCAGCACCTCCCTTCTAA
- the LOC117818011 gene encoding protocadherin gamma-A2-like, which translates to MSDRTMELQVGPLLMFMAFASLGSVFGQISYSIPEEMAKGSLVGNIAQDLGLDVKRLKSGKARVYTGEGTEYIELNKERGVLLIKERIDREALCGQTTPCALDFQIILENPMQFYSVTVEIKDINDNAPGFKNSEMKFDISEMSQIGSKFVLEKAIDVDVGVNGLQGYSLSSSDAFTLNPYRIGSSRNVEMVLKRPLDREKTERLSLVLTAADGGDPQLSGTIKIGINVLDANDNSPVCAQAEYKANVKENSVKGTVLTTISASDADEGPHGHVQYSISHVPDGASDLFDVGIETGVFTLVGKLDYEKFRHYEVDVQASDEGGNSDVCKVIIEVLDTNDNPPTINIMSTSSSINEDVNPGTVLTMMNVQDRDSNENGKVNCVLNENINFAIKSTSNNFFTLVTDSDLDRERASQYNITVTCSDEGVPSLSSSVTLTLQISDVNDNAPVFERSSYEAYIVENNTPGLSVFTVKARDADWNQNARVSYILEDSSVNGVAVSSYVSVSADSGVIHAVRSFDYEQIKDFQFRVKAQDGGSPPLSSNVTVKMVIQDQNDNPPQVLYPVQTGGSVVAEMVPRAADVGYLVTKVVAVDVDSGQNAWLSYKLQKATDRALFEVGLQNGEIRTIRQVSDKDAVKQRLTVIVEDNGQPSRSATVIVNVAVADSFPEVLSEFTDFTHDKEYNDNLTFYLVLALAVVSFLFITCLVVIISVKIYRWRQSRVMYHSNLPVIPYYPPRYSDTMATGTLPHVYNYEVCRTTDSRKSDCKFGIAGSQNVLIMDPSSTGTMQRIQSEKSILDEPDSPLEVGLSSAF; encoded by the coding sequence ATGTCGGATAGAACAATGGAACTGCAAGTAGGACCACTGTTAATGTTCATGGCGTTTGCTTCTCTCGGCTCTGTCTTCGGACAGATCAGCTACTCTATTCCTGAAGAGATGGCGAAAGGATCTTTAGTCGGTAACATTGCACAAGATTTGGGTTTGGATGTGAAACGACTGAAATCAGGAAAAGCCCGTGTTTATACCGGAGAAGGTACGGAATACATCGAGCTGAATAAAGAGAGGGGTGTCCTTTTAATCAAAGAGAGGATAGACAGAGAAGCGCTCTGTGGACAGACGACGCCCTGTGCCCTGGATTTTCAAATCATTTTGGAGAATCCAATGCAGTTTTACAGCGTCACTGTCGAAATTAAAGACATTAACGATAACGCCCCCggttttaaaaacagtgaaatgaaatTTGACATCAGTGAGATGTCTCAAATTGGATCGAAATTTGTCCTAGAAAAGGCTATTGACGTCGACGTTGGTGTAAATGGCCTTCAGGGCTATTCTCTGAGTTCAAGTGACGCCTTCACTTTGAATCCATATAGAATAGGCAGCAGTAGGAATGTTGAAATGGTGTTAAAGAGGCCTCTGGACCGAGAGAAAACGGAGCGGTTGTCTTTAGTATTGACAGCTGCAGATGGTGGTGACCCGCAGTTATCTGGAACTATAAAAATTGGAATCAACGTTTTAGACGCTAATGATAATTCCCCTGTCTGTGCTCAAGCAGAGTATAAGGCTAATGTAAAAGAGAACTCGGTGAAAGGAACCGTTCTAACCACGATCAGCGCGTCTGATGCTGATGAGGGTCCGCACGGTCACGTTCAATATTCAATTTCTCACGTCCCTGATGGCGCATCAGACTTATTCGATGTTGGCATAGAAACAGGCGTGTTCACGTTAGTTGGAAAACTAGATTATGAAAAATTTCGGCATTATGAGGTAGATGTTCAGGCATCAGATGAAGGTGGTAACTCAGATGTATGTAAAGTTATAATTGAAGTCCTGGACACAAATGACAACCCACCAACAATTAATATTATGTCGACGTCGTCTAGTATAAATGAAGATGTCAATCCAGGCACAGTCCTGACAATGATGAACGTCCAGGATCGAGATTCTAATGAAAACGGTAAAgttaattgtgttttaaatgaaaatataaattttGCAATAAAGTCAACATCAAATAACTTCTTTACTTTAGTAACGGACAGTGActtagacagagagagagcctcTCAGTATAACATCACAGTTACCTGCTCTGATGAGGGAGTGCCCTCCCTCTCCAGCAGCGTCACTCTCACCTTACAGATCTCTGATGTGAATGACAACGCGCCTGTCTTTGAGAGGAGCTCATATGAGGCCTACATTGTAGAAAACAACACACCAGGCCTCTCTGTATTCACAGTGAAAGCCAGAGACGCTGACTGGAACCAGAATGCCCGTGTTTCTTACATCCTGGAGGACTCCTCTGTGAACGGAGTGGCAGTCTCCTCATATGTGTCCGTTAGTGCTGATAGTGGAGTCATTCATGCAGTGCGCTCTTTTGACTACGAGCAGATCAAAGACTTCCAGTTTCGCGTAAAGGCGCAGGATGGGGGCTCCCCTCCCCTCAGTAGCAACGTGACAGTGAAAATGGTGATCCAGGACCAGAACGACAACCCCCCTCAGGTCCTGTATCCAGTCCAGACTGGAGGCTCAGTGGTGGCTGAGATGGTTCCTCGTGCAGCAGATGTGGGCTATCTGGTGACTAAAGTGGTGGCTGTTGATGTGGACTCTGGACAGAATGCCTGGCTGTCGTATAAACTGCAGAAAGCCACAGACAGGGCGCTGTTTGAAGTGGGCTTACAgaatggagaaatcagaactatCCGCCAAGTGAGTGATAAAGATGctgtgaaacaaagactgactgtTATAGTGGAGGACAACGGGCAGCCTTCTCGTTCAGCTACAGTCATTGTGAACGTGGCGGTGGCGGACAGCTTCCCTGAAGTGCTGTCAGAGTTCACTGACTTTACCCACGACAAGGAGTACAATGATAACCTGACCTTTTATTTAGTGCTTGCTTTGGCTGTAGTGTCCTTTCTCTTCATCACGTGTTTGGTGGTTATTATCTCAGTGAAAATCTACAGATGGAGACAGTCTCGCGTCATGTATCACTCCAATCTGCCTGTGATTCCATATTATCCACCACGGTACTCAGACACTATGGCCACAGGGACTCTACCGCACGTGTACAATTACGAAGTGTGCAGGACGACTGACTCCAGAAAGAGTGACTGTAAGTTCGGCATAGCTGGTAGTCAGAACGTGCTGATCATGGACCCCAGCTCTACAGGAACCATGCAGCGGATACAGAGTGAAAAGAGCATCCTGGATGAACCAGACTCTCCTCTGGAGGTTGGTCTTAGTTCTGCCTTTTAG
- the LOC117817525 gene encoding protocadherin gamma-B5-like, whose product MAFGKFPFCGERRLCSRSIWPFVLFLSSFSHIVSGQIRYTIPEELKRGSLIGNVAQDLGLDVQRLRSGRARIVTRQSIQYTELKTDKGVLVVNERIDREQLCGDATPCSFSFEVILENPMELHRVTVEITDINDNSPTFRKEEIKFEISESATLGSRFLLPSAEDADVGSNGLQKYILTTNDIFGLKQHSSPDGRKYAEMILQKSLDRESEPRLSLKLIAVDGGNPQRSVRYFDYEQIKHIELVVKAQDGGSPPLSSNVTVKIVIQDQNDNPPQVLYPVQTGGSVVAEMVPRAADVGYLVTKVVAVDVDSGQNAWLSYKLQKATDRALFEVGLQNGEIRTIRQVSDKDAVKQRLTVIVEDNGQPSRSATVVVNVAVADSFPEVLSEFTDFTHDKEYNDNLTFYLVLALAVVSFLFITCLVVIISVKIYRWRQSRVLYHSNLPVIPYYPPRYSDTMGTGTLPHVYNYEVCRTTDSRRSDCKFGIAGSQNVLIMDPNSTGTMQRIQSEKSILDEPDSPLEPWDLVFRFYKDLYSNAMGIRHGQIRYSIPEEMKKGSLVGNVAQDLGLDLKRLRSGRARIVTGENNQYTELKTDKGILVVNERIDREELCGDVTPCSFSFEIILENPIELHRVTIEILDDQNDNPPQVLYPVQTGGSVVAEMVPRAADVGYLVTKVVAVDVDSGQNAWLSYKLQKATDRALFEVGLQNGEIRTIRQVSDKDAVKQRLTVIVEDNGQPSRSATVIVNVAVADSFPEVLSEFTDFTHDKEYNDNLTFYLVLALAVVSFLFITCLVVIISVKIYRWRQSRVMYHSNLPVIPYYPPRYSDTMATGTLPHVYNYEVCRTTDSRRSDCKFGIAGSQNVLIMDPSSTGTMQRIQSEKSILDEPDSPLEVG is encoded by the exons ATGGCGTTTGGAAAATTTCCTTTTTGCGGAGAGAGGCGTTTGTGTAGCAGGTCAATATGGCCGTTCGTGCTGTTCCTTTCGTCCTTCAGTCACATCGTATCTGGCCAGATCAGGTATACAATTCCGGAGGAGCTGAAAAGGGGTTCTCTTATTGGAAACGTAGCTCAAGACCTTGGTTTGGATGTACAAAGGCTTCGCTCTGGCCGTGCCCGTATCGTGACTCGGCAAAGCATCCAGTACACCGAGCTGAAAACAGACAAAGGCGTTTTAGTCGTGAATGAGAGGATCGACCGAGAGCAGCTTTGTGGAGACGCCACCCCGTGCAGCTTCAGCTTTGAGGTGATTTTAGAAAATCCTATGGAGTTGCACAGAGTAACAGTAGAAATCACCGATATTAATGACAACTCTCCTACATTTAGAAAGGAggaaattaaatttgaaatcAGCGAATCTGCCACACTGGGATCACGCTTTTTGTTACCCAGTGCTGAAGACGCAGATGTTGGCAGTAACGGTCTCCAGAAATATATCCTTACTACCAACGATATATTTGGTTTGAAGCAGCATTCGAGTCCAGATGGCCGAAAATATGCGGAGATGATCCTACAAAAATCTTTAGACAGAGAGAGCGAGCCAAGATTATCATTAAAGCTCATCGCTGTCGACGGTGGAAACCCGCAAAGATCTG TGCGCTATTTCGACTATGAACAAATTAAACACATTGAACTGGTAGTTAAAGCGCAGGATGGAGGCTCCCCTCCTCTCAGCAGCAACGTCACAGTGAAAATAGTGATCCAGGACCAGAACGACAACCCCCCTCAGGTCCTGTACCCGGTCCAGACTGGAGGCTCAGTGGTAGCTGAGATGGTGCCTCGTGCAGCAGATGTGGGTTATCTGGTGACTAAAGTGGTGGCTGTTGATGTGGACTCTGGACAGAATGCCTGGCTGTCGTATAAACTGCAGAAAGCCACAGACAGGGCGCTGTTTGAAGTGGGCTTACAGAATGGAGAAATTAGAACTATCCGCCAAGTGAGTGATAAAGATGctgtgaaacaaagactgactgtTATAGTGGAGGACAACGGGCAGCCGTCTCGTTCAGCTACAGTCGTTGTGAACGTGGCGGTGGCGGACAGCTTCCCTGAGGTGCTGTCAGAGTTCACTGACTTTACCCACGACAAGGAGTACAATGACAACCTGACTTTTTACTTAGTGCTGGCTTTGGCTGTGGtgtccttcctcttcatcacgtGTTTGGTGGTTATCATATCAGTGAAAATCTACAGATGGAGACAGTCTCGGGTCCTGTATCACTCCAATCTGCCTGTGATTCCATATTATCCACCACGTTACTCAGACACTATGGGCACAGGGACCCTCCCACACGTGTACAATTACGAGGTGTGCAGGACGACTGACTCCAGAAGGAGTGACTGTAAGTTCGGCATAGCTGGTAGTCAGAACGTGCTGATAATGGACCCCAACTCTACAGGGACCATGCAGCGGATACAGAGTGAGAAGAGCATCCTGGATGAACCAGACTCTCCTCTTGAG CCGTGGGACTTGGTTTTCCGTTTTTATAAGGATTTGTATTCCAACGCCATGGGGATACGCCA CGGCCAGATCCGTTATTCGATcccagaggagatgaagaaaggcTCTCTTGTTGGTAATGTTGCTCAAGATCTTGGTTTGGATCTGAAACGGCTCCGTTCTGGTCGGGCCCGTATCGTGACAGGAGAAAATAACCAGTATACCGAGCTGAAGACGGACAAAGGGATTCTCGTTGTGAATGAGAGAATCGACAGAGAGGAGCTTTGCGGAGACGTGACACCGTGCAGCTTTAGCTTCGAAATCATTCTTGAAAATCCAATTGAACTGCACCGAGTGACTATAGAAATATTAGAT GACCAGAACGACAACCCCCCTCAGGTCCTGTACCCGGTCCAGACTGGAGGCTCAGTGGTGGCTGAGATGGTTCCTCGTGCAGCAGATGTGGGCTATCTGGTGACTAAAGTGGTGGCTGTTGATGTGGACTCTGGACAGAATGCCTGGCTGTCGTATAAACTGCAGAAAGCCACAGACAGGGCGCTGTTTGAAGTGGGCTTACAgaatggagaaatcagaactatCCGCCAAGTGAGTGATAAAGATGctgtgaaacaaagactgactgtTATAGTGGAGGACAACGGGCAGCCGTCTCGTTCAGCTACAGTCATTGTGAACGTGGCGGTGGCGGACAGCTTCCCTGAAGTGCTGTCAGAGTTCACTGACTTTACCCACGACAAGGAATACAATGACAACCTGACTTTTTACTTAGTGCTGGCTCTTGCTGTTGtgtccttcctcttcatcacgtGTTTGGTGGTTATTATATCAGTGAAAATCTACAGATGGAGACAGTCTCGGGTCATGTATCACTCCAATCTGCCTGTGATTCCATATTATCCACCACGTTACTCAGACACTATGGCCACAGGGACCCTCCCACACGTGTACAATTACGAGGTGTGCAGGACGACTGACTCCAGAAGGAGTGACTGTAAGTTCGGCATAGCTGGTAGTCAGAACGTGCTGATAATGGACCCCAGCTCTACAGGAACCATGCAGCGGATACAGAGTGAGAAGAGCATCCTGGACGAACCAGACTCTCCTCTTGAGGTTGGTTAA